The Litchfieldia alkalitelluris genome has a window encoding:
- the yabN gene encoding bifunctional methyltransferase/pyrophosphohydrolase YabN: MKHTITILGLGAGDLNQLPLGVYKKLLNAEFLFLRTKEHPVVQELELEGLTYQSYDYIYEENDEFKDVYEQIVASLVQEAQNKDITYAVPGHPLVAEKTVQLLLEKRKQQLINVQVEGGQSFLDPLFASLGIDPVEGFQFLDGLAFEEDELQLTQHIIISQVYDNMVASHVKLTLMEQLPDDYPVYIVTAAGSQSEVIQEVSLYELDRNVKLSNLTSIYIPPVKDDALLAHDFRVFKKIIATLRGPGGCPWDQKQTHQSLKKYLLEEAYELLEAIDNEDDLHLTEELGDVLLQVVLHAQIGEDEGFFSMKDVIKGVTDKMIRRHPHVFGDVNAESAEEVVSNWEVIKKNEKGNEEVHSILDGIPKSLPGMMKAYKLQHIASKVGFDWKEVEPMWEKVNEEIQEFQEAVHKSGNEREVISEFGDLLFALVNVARFYKIDPEEAISMTNSKFYQRFSFIEQEVKAAGKIMEELSLVELDTIWEKAKRSGL, from the coding sequence ATGAAACATACCATAACGATTCTCGGATTAGGTGCAGGGGATCTAAATCAATTACCATTAGGGGTCTATAAAAAACTGCTCAATGCAGAATTTTTATTTTTACGAACAAAAGAGCACCCGGTTGTCCAGGAGTTAGAATTGGAAGGCCTTACCTATCAGTCCTATGATTATATTTATGAGGAAAATGATGAATTTAAAGATGTGTATGAACAAATTGTAGCAAGCCTAGTGCAGGAGGCGCAGAATAAAGATATTACCTACGCTGTACCAGGACATCCATTAGTAGCCGAAAAAACGGTTCAGCTTTTACTAGAAAAGAGAAAACAACAGTTAATTAATGTTCAGGTAGAAGGTGGACAGAGCTTTCTCGACCCGTTATTTGCTTCTTTGGGGATTGATCCGGTTGAGGGCTTTCAGTTTTTGGATGGACTTGCGTTTGAAGAAGATGAGTTACAGCTAACACAACATATTATCATCTCTCAGGTTTATGACAACATGGTTGCTTCTCATGTGAAATTAACCTTAATGGAGCAGTTACCCGATGATTATCCAGTCTATATTGTTACAGCAGCTGGGAGTCAAAGTGAAGTGATTCAAGAAGTATCTTTATATGAATTAGATCGCAATGTTAAACTCAGCAATCTGACTAGTATTTATATACCACCAGTCAAAGATGATGCCCTTCTTGCCCATGATTTCAGAGTGTTTAAGAAAATTATTGCAACATTAAGGGGGCCAGGTGGTTGTCCTTGGGATCAAAAACAGACACATCAATCTTTAAAAAAATATCTTCTAGAGGAAGCATATGAATTATTAGAAGCAATTGATAATGAAGATGATTTACATTTGACAGAAGAACTCGGTGATGTACTATTACAGGTTGTTTTACATGCTCAGATTGGTGAGGATGAAGGATTCTTTTCAATGAAGGATGTGATTAAAGGAGTTACTGACAAAATGATTCGAAGACATCCTCATGTTTTTGGAGATGTAAACGCAGAATCTGCTGAGGAAGTTGTAAGTAACTGGGAAGTAATTAAAAAGAATGAAAAAGGGAATGAAGAAGTTCACTCGATTCTTGATGGCATTCCGAAGAGTCTTCCAGGTATGATGAAGGCATACAAGCTTCAACATATCGCGAGTAAGGTTGGCTTTGATTGGAAAGAAGTAGAGCCAATGTGGGAAAAAGTCAATGAAGAAATTCAGGAATTCCAAGAAGCTGTTCATAAATCGGGGAATGAAAGAGAAGTGATCTCGGAATTTGGTGATTTACTTTTTGCTTTGGTAAATGTTGCTCGTTTTTATAAAATTGACCCTGAAGAAGCTATTTCAATGACAAATAGCAAATTTTATCAGAGATTTTCATTTATTGAGCAAGAAGTAAAAGCAGCTGGTAAGATAATGGAGGAACTGTCGTTGGTTGAACTTGATACAATTTGGGAAAAAGCTAAGAGAAGTGGACTATAA
- a CDS encoding putative polysaccharide biosynthesis protein encodes MDVTSKAKIRTNLWEGAFILTIAGLIVKVLSAFYRIPYQNIAGDIGFYIYQQIYPLYGIALVLSTFGFPVVISKIIADRDDQNDSDGIRKIIVISFCVLFILGFSGFLSLYLGAQYISRVMGDPELEILIKVVSFSFLLLPGISVLRGFFQGKKTMTPTAISQVTEQLIRVITILTFSYLLLSGGYGEYIAGAGAIFGSVTGGFAAIFILIYFFLSVKNKRESVQPKTKITSGMIVKQLLGQGFIICISGLILILVQLIDSFTLYSLLLDSGLEVNAAKAMKGVYDRGQPLIQLGTIVATSFSLTLVPLISSAKKRKDEMFIHKNANFSLRVSLVVGLGASIGLASIIEPTNIMLFQDNNGSSVLLLLSFSILFTSIILTIVPILQGIGRPGISAVIVIGGLGLKWWLNTLFIPEFQSMGAAWATLITFFVIALFHVIALRRSIGGAILSFLLIVKMLSAAAIMALFIKGYYSLISFIFSDFVEHRWFAVFSSLSGVLIGGTVYLIFILKTSIFTDEELSYIPMGDKLSSLRAIRARRSL; translated from the coding sequence ATGGACGTAACATCCAAGGCGAAAATAAGAACTAACCTATGGGAAGGGGCTTTCATTCTAACCATAGCGGGACTTATTGTGAAAGTATTAAGCGCATTTTATCGTATCCCATATCAAAATATCGCTGGTGATATTGGGTTCTACATATATCAGCAAATTTATCCATTGTACGGAATTGCACTTGTTTTATCTACTTTTGGATTTCCAGTAGTTATTTCTAAAATCATTGCAGATCGTGATGATCAGAATGACAGCGATGGAATTCGAAAAATTATTGTTATTTCATTTTGTGTGCTGTTTATCCTGGGATTTAGTGGATTTTTATCTTTGTATCTTGGAGCACAGTACATTTCTAGGGTGATGGGAGACCCTGAACTTGAAATATTAATAAAGGTTGTTTCTTTTTCATTTTTATTACTACCAGGAATTTCAGTATTGCGTGGCTTTTTTCAAGGTAAAAAAACGATGACTCCTACTGCTATTTCTCAAGTAACAGAGCAGCTTATTCGGGTAATAACAATCCTTACATTTTCTTATTTATTATTAAGTGGGGGATACGGAGAATATATTGCGGGAGCGGGAGCAATTTTCGGTTCAGTAACTGGTGGTTTTGCAGCAATATTTATATTGATTTACTTTTTTCTATCAGTAAAAAACAAGCGGGAAAGTGTTCAACCGAAAACAAAGATTACTTCTGGTATGATAGTGAAACAATTATTAGGGCAGGGGTTTATCATTTGTATTAGTGGATTAATTCTTATTTTAGTCCAGCTTATCGACTCCTTCACGTTGTATTCATTGTTATTAGACAGTGGGTTAGAAGTGAATGCTGCTAAAGCAATGAAGGGAGTCTATGACCGTGGACAGCCTTTAATACAATTAGGAACGATTGTAGCTACCTCTTTTTCACTGACTCTTGTTCCTTTGATTTCTAGTGCGAAGAAAAGGAAAGATGAAATGTTCATTCATAAAAATGCGAATTTTTCCTTACGCGTTAGTCTTGTAGTTGGGTTAGGAGCATCAATTGGATTAGCAAGCATCATTGAACCAACAAACATTATGTTATTTCAGGATAACAACGGATCTAGTGTCTTACTGTTATTATCTTTCTCAATTCTTTTTACATCGATTATTCTTACTATTGTTCCTATATTGCAAGGGATAGGCAGACCTGGGATATCTGCTGTGATTGTTATAGGGGGTTTAGGGTTAAAATGGTGGTTAAATACATTATTTATTCCTGAATTTCAATCAATGGGGGCAGCATGGGCAACTTTAATTACATTTTTTGTGATTGCACTATTTCATGTGATTGCCCTTCGAAGATCAATCGGCGGAGCAATTTTATCCTTTTTATTAATTGTTAAGATGTTATCTGCGGCAGCAATAATGGCTTTATTTATCAAAGGTTATTATAGCTTAATATCATTTATTTTTTCTGATTTTGTTGAACATAGATGGTTCGCAGTGTTTAGCTCATTATCTGGGGTGTTAATCGGTGGAACTGTTTATCTTATTTTTATTTTAAAAACGAGTATCTTTACTGATGAGGAATTGTCATATATCCCGATGGGAGATAAGTTAAGTTCATTAAGAGCGATCAGAGCTAGGAGGAGTTTATGA
- a CDS encoding RNA-binding S4 domain-containing protein, with the protein MRLDKFLKVSRLIKRRTLAKEVADQGRISINGMVAKASSTVKVGDELSIRFGQKVVVAKINDLKDSTKKEDAAEMFTIMKEEKVD; encoded by the coding sequence ATGAGACTAGATAAATTTTTAAAGGTATCTCGATTAATTAAACGAAGAACCTTAGCAAAAGAAGTAGCTGATCAAGGGAGAATTTCGATTAATGGAATGGTTGCTAAAGCTAGTTCGACAGTTAAGGTGGGGGATGAGCTTTCGATTCGTTTTGGTCAAAAGGTCGTTGTAGCTAAAATTAATGATTTAAAGGATTCAACAAAGAAGGAAGATGCAGCAGAAATGTTTACAATCATGAAAGAAGAAAAAGTTGATTGA
- the spoVT gene encoding stage V sporulation protein T, with product MKATGIVRRIDDLGRVVIPKEIRRTLRIREGDPLEIFVDRDGEVILKKYSPISELSDFAKEYAEALYDSLGQPVLICDRDTFIAVAGGSKKEYLSKSVSEIIEKTMEERSSMLETSEKQVAIVDGVEETISSYTIGPIVANGDPIGAVVILSKEKTLGEVEQKAVETAAGFLARQMEQ from the coding sequence ATGAAAGCAACTGGAATTGTTCGTCGAATTGATGATTTAGGTCGAGTCGTCATCCCAAAAGAGATCCGTAGAACATTACGTATTAGAGAAGGAGATCCGCTCGAAATATTTGTCGATAGGGATGGTGAAGTGATTCTAAAGAAATACTCACCTATTAGCGAATTAAGTGACTTTGCCAAAGAGTATGCCGAAGCATTATATGATAGCCTGGGTCAACCTGTTTTAATATGTGATAGAGATACTTTTATTGCTGTAGCTGGAGGATCTAAGAAAGAGTACTTAAGTAAGAGTGTTAGTGAAATCATTGAAAAAACGATGGAAGAAAGAAGTTCGATGTTGGAAACTAGTGAAAAACAGGTAGCTATTGTAGATGGCGTAGAAGAAACTATTTCTTCATATACAATTGGACCGATTGTTGCTAACGGAGATCCTATTGGTGCTGTTGTTATTTTATCAAAAGAAAAAACTCTTGGAGAAGTTGAGCAAAAAGCAGTTGAAACTGCTGCTGGATTTTTAGCACGTCAAATGGAACAATAA